The genomic stretch CGGCCGCGAGGCCCTGCTGGACCTGGACGCCGACGGCACCCTGCGCGCCGTCTCCTTCCAGGAGGAAGACCCCTCCCTCTTCAAGAACACCGTGCAGACGCTGGCCGGCGAGCTCCAGTGGGTGCTGCGCGACGGCGCCACCTGGCAAGTGGAGGAGTTGACGTCGCGAGGCACGGCGCTCACGGAGTACGCGCGGCTGGACGAAGGCGCCCTGCCCGCGCGCATCCTCAAGCGGCGCCTGGCCTACCCGGAGCCCCGCGGCATGGGCACGGGCAGCGGCGCCGTGGAGGTGGACTCACGCTTCGAGATGACGCTGGACGCGGACGGCGTCCTGGAGCGTCTCTCAGGTGAAGAGCGGGTACTCCGCCGCCCGACCGGTGGCGGCGAGCCCACCGCCACCTCGCACATCCAGCTCCGCCTGGAGCCCGGCAAGCGAGAGCGCTTCGTGGTGGCGCAGGCCTCCGCCGCGCCAGCCGCGCAGCTCCAGCGGCTCGCGCCGGGTGAACTGGTGACGGACGCCCACGCGCGGGAGCGGATGCTGGCGCAGCAGGTGGATGGACTCACCCCGGAGCGCTTCTTCGAGCTGATGGAGAAGTACGCCAACGGCGGCACCTTCCCGGAGCACAACCACTTCCTCCTCCAGGCCACGGGCCTGCTGGAGCAGCAGCCCGAATTGTGCGCGCGGCTGGCCGACTTCTTCCAGCAGTCCACCCTGAAGCCGCGTGGCCGGGCGCTGGTGCTGGACCTGCTGGCGGGCGCGGGCACGCCGGAGGCGCAGACGGCGCTGGTGCGCGCCCTGTCCAGCCCCCAGGCGCTGGCCGAGCCCGGCTACGGCATGTTGCTCAGCCGCCTGTCGCTGCTGACCAGCCCCACCCCCGACACGGTGCGCTTCATCGAGCGCACCCACCGCACGGCCCGTGACGACACCCGCGTGGCCACCGCCTACGCCCTGGGCGCCACCGCCGGCGCGCTCTACCGGCAGCAGCAGGACGCGGAGTCCCTGGCCGCCGTCCAGCAGCTCGGGGCCGAGCTGCGCGCCGCGCGCACGCCCGAGGACAAGGCCCACCTGCTGCTCGCGCTGGGCAACGCGGGCCTGGAGGAGCAGGTGGACGTCATCGCCCACTACGCCCAGGACGCGGACGCACAGGTGCGCCGGGCCTCGGCCCGCGCGCTGCGGAAGATTCAGACACCCCAGGCCATGCGCACGCTCCTCTCCATGACCGAGGACACCGACGCACCCGTGCAGTCCTCCGCGCTGACGGCGCTGGGCCGCCGGGA from Myxococcus xanthus encodes the following:
- a CDS encoding HEAT repeat domain-containing protein; this encodes MNARKVITGGALLALLLLGAAWVFHTQAPVTGAHPAATPLRVHFPVGERRTYRMDYTARTEVRLAGSQQKPTAMGGRAHFVGDLVLRGHPAQGTALRVGLSLENLREHTLELFGHALLPDAAAVAATFTGREALLDLDADGTLRAVSFQEEDPSLFKNTVQTLAGELQWVLRDGATWQVEELTSRGTALTEYARLDEGALPARILKRRLAYPEPRGMGTGSGAVEVDSRFEMTLDADGVLERLSGEERVLRRPTGGGEPTATSHIQLRLEPGKRERFVVAQASAAPAAQLQRLAPGELVTDAHARERMLAQQVDGLTPERFFELMEKYANGGTFPEHNHFLLQATGLLEQQPELCARLADFFQQSTLKPRGRALVLDLLAGAGTPEAQTALVRALSSPQALAEPGYGMLLSRLSLLTSPTPDTVRFIERTHRTARDDTRVATAYALGATAGALYRQQQDAESLAAVQQLGAELRAARTPEDKAHLLLALGNAGLEEQVDVIAHYAQDADAQVRRASARALRKIQTPQAMRTLLSMTEDTDAPVQSSALTALGRRDLDDSVLRQLRDLVLSGRVPVENHHTLVTVVEPYLQQAPEVRQLLQHLLTMDAPDAQLHTRIRGLLET